A window of Lagopus muta isolate bLagMut1 chromosome 16, bLagMut1 primary, whole genome shotgun sequence contains these coding sequences:
- the RBPJL gene encoding recombining binding protein suppressor of hairless-like protein isoform X2 has translation MSPASSCTPPAVGQGEPGMDPQRQAGADAAETLTHPYRPQSRSPPRCWLRSNPYQADLLRDGVRRYLQLPAEQTVLILHAKVAQKSYGNEKRFFCPPPCVYLGGPGWKLKQEQLTARDVGEAGLRVWGYMGLDTMGSSLMETQKLSFEEQPDAKGFGCAKALYISDTDKRKHFRLVLKLFFSNGQEIGTFHSKLIKVISKPSQKKQSLKNTDRSKVSLFNRLRSQTVSTRYLSVEGGAFIASARQWAAFTLHLADERCTQSEFPLREGYIRYGSVVQLICTATGITLPPLIIRKVSKQYAMLDVDEPISQLHKCAFQFQGSDRMYLCLSTEKVIQFQASPCPKEANRELLNDGSCWTIIGTETVEYSFSESLACAREPVSPVPLITALQLSGGGDVAMLEVQGEHFHAHLKVWFGDVEAETMYRSPKSLMCVVPDVSAFGSDWRWLRYPITVPLLLVRDDGLIYSSSFTFTYTPEQSFLPGQQLPADVPQDSDTLLNSIHQEFTRTNFHLFMHS, from the exons GTGCGGATGCAGCGGAGACCCTCACTCACCCGTACCGGCCGCAGAGCCGCTCCCCGCCGCGCTGCTGGCTCAG GTCCAACCCATACCAAGCTGACCTGCTGCGGGATGGCGTGCGGAGAtacctgcagctgccagcagagcagacagTGCTCATACTGCATGCCAAAGTCGCCCAGAAGTCGTATGGCAACGAGAAAAG gtttttttgCCCCCCACCTTGTGTTTATCTGGGCGGGCCAGGATGGAAGCTAAAGCAGGAGCAGCTAACAG CCAGGGACGTGGGAGAGGCAGGGCTCCGTGTGTGGGGCTACATGGGGCTGGACACCATGGGCAGCAGCCTGATGGAGACACAGAAGCTCAGCTTTGAGGAGCAGCCGGATGCAAAG GGGTTTGGCTGTGCCAAGGCTCTGTACATCTCAGATACGGATAAGCGCAAGCATTTCCGCCTGGTCCTGAAGCTCTTCTTCAGCAACGGGCAGGAGATCGGCACCTTCCACAGCAAGCTGATCAAGGTCATCTCTAAGCCCTCGCAGAAGAAGCAGTCGCTGAAGAACACGGATC GCTCCAAAGTGTCCCTCTTCAACCGCCTGCGCTCACAGACCGTCAGCACCCGCTACCTGTCCGTGGAGGGAGGAGCCTTCATCGCCAGTGCCAGGCAGTGGGCAGCCTTCACCCTGCACCTGG CTGATGAGCGCTGCACCCAAAGTGAGTTTCCCCTGCGGGAGGGATACATCCGCTACGGCTCTGTGGTCCAGCTCATCTGCACGGCCACCGGCATCACCCTGCCACCGCTG atcaTTCGGAAGGTGAGCAAGCAGTATGCTATGCTGGACGTGGACGAGCCCATCTCCCAGCTCCACAAGTGTGCCTTCCAGTTCCAGGGCAGCGACCGCATGTACCTGTGTCTGTCCACAGAGAAAGTCATACAGTTCCAG GCATCGCCATGTCCAAAGGAAGCCAACCGGGAGCTGCTGAATGACGGCTCCTGCTGGACCATCATTGGCACTGAGACGGTGGAGTACAGCTTCAGCGAGAGCCTGGCCTGTGCTCGTGAGCCCGTCAGCCCTGTGCCCCTCATCACAGCCTTGCAG CTCAGTGGCGGAGGGGATGTGGCCATGCTGGAGGTGCAAGGAGAGCATTTCCATGCTCACCTCAAGGTCTGGTTCGGGGACGTGGAAGCAGAGACGATGTACAG GAGCCCCAAATCCCTGATGTGTGTTGTCCCTGATGTCTCTGCCTTCGGCAGCGACTGGAGGTGGCTGCGGTACCCCATCACTGTCCCACTCCTGCTGGTCAGGGATGATGGCCTCATCTACTCCAGCTCCTTCACCTTCACCTACACTCCAGAGCAGAGCTTCCTtccagggcagcagctccctgctgatGTCCCACAGGACTCAGACACACTGCTAAACAGCATCCACCAGGAGTTCACCAGGACCAACTTCCACCTCTTCATGCACAGCTAG
- the RBPJL gene encoding recombining binding protein suppressor of hairless-like protein isoform X1, which translates to MSPASSCTPPAVGQGEPGMDPQRQAGADAAETLTHPYRPQSRSPPRCWLRSNPYQADLLRDGVRRYLQLPAEQTVLILHAKVAQKSYGNEKRFFCPPPCVYLGGPGWKLKQEQLTARDVGEAGLRVWGYMGLDTMGSSLMETQKLSFEEQPDAKGFGCAKALYISDTDKRKHFRLVLKLFFSNGQEIGTFHSKLIKVISKPSQKKQSLKNTDLCISSGSKVSLFNRLRSQTVSTRYLSVEGGAFIASARQWAAFTLHLADERCTQSEFPLREGYIRYGSVVQLICTATGITLPPLIIRKVSKQYAMLDVDEPISQLHKCAFQFQGSDRMYLCLSTEKVIQFQASPCPKEANRELLNDGSCWTIIGTETVEYSFSESLACAREPVSPVPLITALQLSGGGDVAMLEVQGEHFHAHLKVWFGDVEAETMYRSPKSLMCVVPDVSAFGSDWRWLRYPITVPLLLVRDDGLIYSSSFTFTYTPEQSFLPGQQLPADVPQDSDTLLNSIHQEFTRTNFHLFMHS; encoded by the exons GTGCGGATGCAGCGGAGACCCTCACTCACCCGTACCGGCCGCAGAGCCGCTCCCCGCCGCGCTGCTGGCTCAG GTCCAACCCATACCAAGCTGACCTGCTGCGGGATGGCGTGCGGAGAtacctgcagctgccagcagagcagacagTGCTCATACTGCATGCCAAAGTCGCCCAGAAGTCGTATGGCAACGAGAAAAG gtttttttgCCCCCCACCTTGTGTTTATCTGGGCGGGCCAGGATGGAAGCTAAAGCAGGAGCAGCTAACAG CCAGGGACGTGGGAGAGGCAGGGCTCCGTGTGTGGGGCTACATGGGGCTGGACACCATGGGCAGCAGCCTGATGGAGACACAGAAGCTCAGCTTTGAGGAGCAGCCGGATGCAAAG GGGTTTGGCTGTGCCAAGGCTCTGTACATCTCAGATACGGATAAGCGCAAGCATTTCCGCCTGGTCCTGAAGCTCTTCTTCAGCAACGGGCAGGAGATCGGCACCTTCCACAGCAAGCTGATCAAGGTCATCTCTAAGCCCTCGCAGAAGAAGCAGTCGCTGAAGAACACGGATC TGTGCATCTCCTCAGGCTCCAAAGTGTCCCTCTTCAACCGCCTGCGCTCACAGACCGTCAGCACCCGCTACCTGTCCGTGGAGGGAGGAGCCTTCATCGCCAGTGCCAGGCAGTGGGCAGCCTTCACCCTGCACCTGG CTGATGAGCGCTGCACCCAAAGTGAGTTTCCCCTGCGGGAGGGATACATCCGCTACGGCTCTGTGGTCCAGCTCATCTGCACGGCCACCGGCATCACCCTGCCACCGCTG atcaTTCGGAAGGTGAGCAAGCAGTATGCTATGCTGGACGTGGACGAGCCCATCTCCCAGCTCCACAAGTGTGCCTTCCAGTTCCAGGGCAGCGACCGCATGTACCTGTGTCTGTCCACAGAGAAAGTCATACAGTTCCAG GCATCGCCATGTCCAAAGGAAGCCAACCGGGAGCTGCTGAATGACGGCTCCTGCTGGACCATCATTGGCACTGAGACGGTGGAGTACAGCTTCAGCGAGAGCCTGGCCTGTGCTCGTGAGCCCGTCAGCCCTGTGCCCCTCATCACAGCCTTGCAG CTCAGTGGCGGAGGGGATGTGGCCATGCTGGAGGTGCAAGGAGAGCATTTCCATGCTCACCTCAAGGTCTGGTTCGGGGACGTGGAAGCAGAGACGATGTACAG GAGCCCCAAATCCCTGATGTGTGTTGTCCCTGATGTCTCTGCCTTCGGCAGCGACTGGAGGTGGCTGCGGTACCCCATCACTGTCCCACTCCTGCTGGTCAGGGATGATGGCCTCATCTACTCCAGCTCCTTCACCTTCACCTACACTCCAGAGCAGAGCTTCCTtccagggcagcagctccctgctgatGTCCCACAGGACTCAGACACACTGCTAAACAGCATCCACCAGGAGTTCACCAGGACCAACTTCCACCTCTTCATGCACAGCTAG
- the SDC4 gene encoding syndecan-4 — protein sequence MPLLRATFLPFLLGLLLAAAAAESVRETETMDAQWLNYPGSGDLPDDEDIAEFTPHLTSDEFDIDVVSGSGDYSDSDDAMYLTTVDTPVISDNYIPGDRERKIEGEKKNTMLDNEIIPDKASPVEENLSNKISMASTANSSIFERTEVLTALIAGGAVGLLFAVFLILLLVYRMKKKDEGSYDLGKKPIYKKAPTNEFYA from the exons ATGCCGCTGCTCCGCGCCACCTTCCTGCCCTTCCTGCTCGGCCTCCTGCtggccgctgccgccgccgaGTCG GtgagagaaacagaaaccaTGGATGCCCAATGGCTTAACTACCCTGGCTCTGGAGACCTGCCAGATGATGAAGACATTGCTGAATTCACACCTCACTTAACTTCTGATGAGTTTGATATTGATGTTGTATCTGGCTCTGGAG aCTACTCGGATTCTGATGATGCCATGTACCTGACCACTGTGGATACTCCTGTG ATATCTGACAACTATATCCCTGGAGATAGGGAGAGAAAGATAGAAGGCGAGAAGAAAAACACGATGCTGGACAATGAAATCATTCCAGACAAAGCTTCACCTGTTGAAGAGAACCTGTCCAACAAGATCTCCATGGCAAGCACAGCCAACAGCAGCATCTTTGAAAGAACAGAAGTTCTTACAG CTCTCATTGCAGGAGGAGCAGTCGGCCTCCTGTTTGCTGTCTTCCTGATCCTCCTCTTAGTCTATCGCatgaagaaaaaggatgaaGGCAGCTACGACCTCGGCAAGAAACCCATCTACAAGAAAGCCCCTACAAACGAGTTCTATGCTTAA
- the SYS1 gene encoding protein SYS1 homolog has product MAAQFRSYVWDPALIVAQMVLLQAAYYSSLGLWLALLGAFGSTGPSLHQIFSDEILGFSTPPGRLSMMAFVLNALTCALGLLYFIRRGKQCLDFTVTVHFFHLLGCWIYNSHFPSTLTWWLVHIVCTALMAAIGEYLCMRIELREIPLNSAPKSNV; this is encoded by the exons aTGGCGGCGCAGTTCCGCAGCTACGTGTGGGACCCGGCGCTGATCGTGGCGCagatggtgctgctgcaggccgCCTACTACAGCTCGCTCGGGCTCTGGCTCGCTCTCCTCGGCGCCTTCGGCAGCACCGGGCCTTCCCTGCATCAGATCTTCAGCGATGAG ATTCTAGGCTTCTCGACTCCGCCTGGGAGGCTCTCCATGATGGCTTTTGTCCTCAATGCACTCACCTG TGCTCTGGGCTTGCTGTACTTTATCCGGCGAGGAAAGCAGTGCTTGGATTTCACAGTCACAGTTCACTTCTTCcatctgctgggctgctggatTTATAACTCGCACTTTCCCTCGACTCTGACGTGGTGGCTGGTGCACATTGTGTGCACGGCACTGATGGCTGCAATTGGGGAGTACCTCTGCATGAGGATAGAACTTAGGGAAATCCCACTGAATTCTGCTCCCAAATCCAATGTGTAA
- the LOC125701492 gene encoding neuritin-like: MGYQGWSEGSGMGRQWGTAALPVALGYLAMLLASGTACTNVYRRVSDCVLKLGESMATYGEEDSMELQGLHRVCGYWDEFHVCALTALWECQKEAAAIWEMLRKESRKIKFQGSLFDLCNPSTAQSFACICIPHVSVLSIPLIVTWLNL; the protein is encoded by the exons ATGGGGTACCAGGGCTGGAGTGAGGGTAGTGGCATGGGGCGGCAGTGGGGCACGGCTGCGTTACCTGTGGCGCTGG GGTATctggccatgctgctggcaTCGGGCACCGCCTGCACCAACGTGTACCGAAGGGTCTCTGACTGCGTCCTGAAGCTGGGAGAGAGCATGGCCACATACGGGGAGGAggacagcatggagctgcaggggctgcacagGGTCTGTGG GTACTGGGATGAGTTTCATGTCTGTGCCCTGACTGCTCTCTGGGAGTgccagaaggaagcagcagccatCTGGGAGATGCTGAGGAAGGAGTCCCGAAAGATCAAATTCCAAGGCAGCCTGTTTGACCTCTGcaatcccagcacagcccaaagCTTTGCCTGTATCTGCATTCCCCATGTGTCAGTTCTTAGCATCCCCCTCATTGTCACTTGGCTGAACTTATAG